In Paralichthys olivaceus isolate ysfri-2021 chromosome 13, ASM2471397v2, whole genome shotgun sequence, the following are encoded in one genomic region:
- the LOC109633052 gene encoding NADH dehydrogenase [ubiquinone] flavoprotein 1, mitochondrial-like, which yields MMLPRGTLWGAVMRQITPRLSYSSAAQTQVKPKKATFGPLSDEDRIFTNLYGRHDWRLKGAAKRGDWYKTKEIILKGADWILNEVKISGLRGRGGAGFPTGMKWSFMNKPSDGRPKYLVVNADEGEPGTCKDREIMRHDPHKLIEGCLVAGRAMGAHAAYIYIRGEFYNESSNLQVAINEAYKAGLIGKNACSSGFDFDVFVMRGAGAYICGEETALIESLEGKQGKPRLKPPFPADIGVFGCPTTVSNVETVAVAPAICRRGGAWFASFGRERNSGTKLFNISGHVNTPCTVEEEMSVPLRELIERHAGGVRGGWDNLLGVIPGGSSTPIIPRNVCDDVLMDFDDLVRAETALGTAAIIVMDKSTDVIRAIARLVEFYKHESCGQCTPCREGVDWMDKMMWRFVRGEAAVSEIDMIWELSKQIEGHTICALGDGAAWPVQGLIRHFRPIMENRIGQYNKNNPPREPDIEMM from the exons atgATGCTGCCGCGGGGAACGCTGTGGGGTGCTGTGATGCGTCAGATCACTCCGCGGCTGAGCTACAGCAGCGCAGCACAAACTCAG GTGAAGCCAAAAAAGGCCACGTTTGGCCCCCTGAGCGACGAGGACCGGATATTCACCAACTTATACGGCCGGCATGACTGGAg ACTGAAGGGAGCAGCAAAAAGAGGAGACTGGTACAAGACGAAGGAGATCATACTGAAGGGAGCAGACTGGATACTGAACGAGGTCAAAATCTCAGGGCTGCGGGGCAGGGGGGGGGCAGGCTTCCCCACTGGAATGAAGTGGAGCTTCATGAACAAACCCAGCGACGGGAG GCCTAAGTATTTGGTGGTGAATGCTGACGAGGGCGAGCCGGGGACGTGTAAAGACCGTGAGATCATGCGTCACGACCCCCACAAGCTGATCGAGGGCTGCCTGGTGGCTGGAAGAGCCATGGGTGCCCACGCTGCATACatctacatcagaggagagTTTTACAACGAGTCATCAAATCTACAG GTGGCTATTAATGAGGCATACAAAGCAGGGCTGATAGGGAAGAACGCCTGCAGCTCTGGGTTTGACTTTGACGTGTTTGTGATGCGAGGAGCCGGCGCCTACATCTGCGGCGAGGAGACGGCCCTCATCGAGTCTCTCGAGGGCAAACAAGGGAAACCCCGACTGAAGCCACCATTCCCTGCAGATATAG GGGTGTTTGGATGCCCGACGACAGTTTCCAACGTGGAGACGGTTGCTGTGGCACCCGCGATCTGTCGTCGAGGCGGGGCCTGGTTTGCCAGCTTTGGGAGGGAGAGGAACTCTGGGACCAAGCTGTTCAACATCTCCGGTCACGTGAACACGCCGTgcacagtggaggaggagatgtcTGTTCCTCTGAGGGAGCTGATAGAGAGAcacgcag GAGGAGTGAGGGGCGGCTGGGACAATCTTTTAGGAGTGATACCAGGGGGGTCCTCCACTCCCATCATCCCTCGGAATGTGTGCGATGATGTTTTGATGGATTTCGATGACCTCGTCCGCGCAGAGACGGCTCTGGGAACTGCGGCCATCATAGTCATGGATAAATCG ACGGATGTGATTAGAGCCATTGCACGTTTGGTGGAGTTCTACAAACACGAGAGTTGTGGCCAGTGCACCCCCTGCAGAGAGG GTGTGGACTGGATGGATAAGATGATGTGGAGGTTTGTGCGAGGAGAAGCAGCCGTTTCAGAGATCGACATGATCTGGGAGCTGAGCAAACAGATCGAGGGACACACCATCTGTGCCCTCGGAGACGGAGCCGCTTGGCCTGTGCAG gGCCTAATCCGGCATTTCCGGCCAATCATGGAGAATCGCATTGGTCAGTATAACAAGAACAACCCTCCAAGAGAGCCGGACATTGAGATGATGTGA
- the zbtb7b gene encoding zinc finger and BTB domain-containing protein 7B isoform X1: MDAMRRSLLTVPVPIKTGKVAMSPGEDGLIGIPFPEHSNELLSHLNDQRRTGLLCDLTLTSRGARYPTHRSVMAAVSLYFRGLFGTEEGGGEGGGGFSICQLDCVAPDALDALLEFAYTATLTIPSSGMRDVLRGAQLLGIQCVADACRDILGETAEAEGETAEVQRAQHTAPKRMAEGERCVEKGSRRKNDKKKVKKVGLHHITSSVLIPSPASPISHPSPASDSLRSFPSTQPPSPEQEELCPKSGQNGGDPRSIREPGRGATMNGGLLHWLHERPRIAHPPPDPRSIDRLSENDDMEGFGDDGMLMGSTSTPTSVAERGAATSAVGGGRKRKSQTPQQCPVCQKIIHGAGKLPRHMRTHTGEKPFQCSACGVRFTRNDKLKIHMRKHTGERPYPCPHCPARFLHSYDLKNHLSLHSGARPFECPLCHKAFAREDHLQRHRKGHSCLELRTRRPRRGPELMEDGRGDGGRREQSNPLEALSSQAHSSAFLPNTVLDGGSGSTAGAPLLFPSDVERGRLALQALAQLGPHRLAGYPQLFLRGLELRGAREAEIEDPGGTRSPSAFRDQWADEVEEEIGDEEVEEEEEE; this comes from the exons ATGGATGCGATGAGGCGCTCACTTCTGACTGTGCCCGTGCCCATAAAGACAGGGAAG GTGGCAATGTCTCCAGGAGAGGACGGTCTGATCGGGATCCCCTTCCCAGAGCACAGCAATGAGCTCTTGTCCCACCTCAATGACCAGAGGAGGACAGGGCTCCTGTGTGACCTCACCCTGACCTCCCGCGGGGCTCGTTATCCAACTCACCGCTCTGTCATGGCCGCCGTCAGTTTATACTTCCGTGGGCTGTTCGGGACAGAGGAGGGGGGCGGCGAGGGCGGAGGGGGTTTCAGCATTTGCCAGCTGGACTGTGTGGCACCCGATGCCCTGGACGCCCTGCTGGAGTTCGCCTACACCGCTACTCTGACCATCCCGAGCTCTGGCATGAGAGATGTGCTGCGAGGGGCTCAGCTCCTGGGCATCCAGTGTGTGGCTGATGCCTGCAGAGACATCCTGGGGGAGACAGCGGAGGCAGAGGGGGAGACGGCAGAGGTGCAGAGAGCCCAACACACAGCCCCCAAGAGGAtggcagagggagaaagatgTGTGGAGAAAGGCTCCCGAAGAAAAAACgacaaaaagaaagtgaaaaaagttgGGTTGCATCACATTACTTCCTCGGTTTTGATCCCATCACCTGCTTCTCCCATCTCTCACCCTTCGCCTGCATCGGACAGCCTCCGCTCGTTCCCGTCCACCCAGCCTCCCAGCCCTGAACAGGAGGAGCTGTGCCCGAAATCAGGGCAAAATGGAGGAGACCCCAGGTCAATCAGAGAGCCAGGGAGGGGGGCCACCATGAACGGGGGGTTACTTCACTGGCTGCATGAGCGCCCGCGTATAGCCCACCCTCCTCCTGACCCTCGATCGATTGATAGGTTGTCAGAGAATGATGACATGGAAGGTTTTGGCGATGACGGTATGCTGATGGGAAGCACTTCCACGCCTACATCTGTAGCTGAGCGAGGAGCGGCAACGTCAGCAGTGGGAGGGGGAAGGAAGAGGAAGTCTCAGACGCCCCAACAGTGTCCTGTCTGTCAGAAGATCATCCATGGAGCAGGAAAATTGCCCCGACACATGAGGACACACACCGGAGAAAAACCCTTCCAGTGCTCTGCCTGTGGAGTTCGCTTCACCCG GAATGATAAGTTGAAGATCcacatgagaaaacacacaggcgAGCGCCCCTACCCATGCCCCCACTGCCCCGCCAGGTTTCTACACTCGTACGACCTCAAAAACCACCTGTCCCTCCACAGTGGGGCACGACCCTTCGAATGCCCGCTCTGCCACAAGGCCTTCGCCCGAGAGGACCACCTCCAACGTCACCGCAAGGGACACAGCTGCCTGGAGCTGCGCACACGCCGGCCCAGGCGTGGTCCTGAGCTCATGGAGGATGGGAGAGGGGATGGGGGCCGGAGAGAGCAGTCCAACCCTCTTGAGGCTTTGTCCTCACAGGCCCACTCCTCTGCGTTTCTCCCCAACACTGTCCTGGATGGTGGGAGTGGATCCACTGCTGGCGCTCCACTGCTGTTTCCAAGCGACGTCGAGAGGGGGCGTTTGGCCCTTCAGGCTCTGGCCCAGCTCGGGCCTCACAGGCTGGCCGGCTACCCTCAGCTCTTCCTGCGGGGGCTGGAGCTGCGAGGGGCCAGAGAGGCGGAGATCGAAGATCCAGGGGGAACCCGCTCGCCGTCTGCGTTCCGCGATCAATGGGCAGATGAAGTAGAGGAGGAAATCGGAgatgaggaagtggaggaggaggaggaggaatag
- the zbtb7b gene encoding zinc finger and BTB domain-containing protein 7B isoform X2 — protein sequence MSPGEDGLIGIPFPEHSNELLSHLNDQRRTGLLCDLTLTSRGARYPTHRSVMAAVSLYFRGLFGTEEGGGEGGGGFSICQLDCVAPDALDALLEFAYTATLTIPSSGMRDVLRGAQLLGIQCVADACRDILGETAEAEGETAEVQRAQHTAPKRMAEGERCVEKGSRRKNDKKKVKKVGLHHITSSVLIPSPASPISHPSPASDSLRSFPSTQPPSPEQEELCPKSGQNGGDPRSIREPGRGATMNGGLLHWLHERPRIAHPPPDPRSIDRLSENDDMEGFGDDGMLMGSTSTPTSVAERGAATSAVGGGRKRKSQTPQQCPVCQKIIHGAGKLPRHMRTHTGEKPFQCSACGVRFTRNDKLKIHMRKHTGERPYPCPHCPARFLHSYDLKNHLSLHSGARPFECPLCHKAFAREDHLQRHRKGHSCLELRTRRPRRGPELMEDGRGDGGRREQSNPLEALSSQAHSSAFLPNTVLDGGSGSTAGAPLLFPSDVERGRLALQALAQLGPHRLAGYPQLFLRGLELRGAREAEIEDPGGTRSPSAFRDQWADEVEEEIGDEEVEEEEEE from the exons ATGTCTCCAGGAGAGGACGGTCTGATCGGGATCCCCTTCCCAGAGCACAGCAATGAGCTCTTGTCCCACCTCAATGACCAGAGGAGGACAGGGCTCCTGTGTGACCTCACCCTGACCTCCCGCGGGGCTCGTTATCCAACTCACCGCTCTGTCATGGCCGCCGTCAGTTTATACTTCCGTGGGCTGTTCGGGACAGAGGAGGGGGGCGGCGAGGGCGGAGGGGGTTTCAGCATTTGCCAGCTGGACTGTGTGGCACCCGATGCCCTGGACGCCCTGCTGGAGTTCGCCTACACCGCTACTCTGACCATCCCGAGCTCTGGCATGAGAGATGTGCTGCGAGGGGCTCAGCTCCTGGGCATCCAGTGTGTGGCTGATGCCTGCAGAGACATCCTGGGGGAGACAGCGGAGGCAGAGGGGGAGACGGCAGAGGTGCAGAGAGCCCAACACACAGCCCCCAAGAGGAtggcagagggagaaagatgTGTGGAGAAAGGCTCCCGAAGAAAAAACgacaaaaagaaagtgaaaaaagttgGGTTGCATCACATTACTTCCTCGGTTTTGATCCCATCACCTGCTTCTCCCATCTCTCACCCTTCGCCTGCATCGGACAGCCTCCGCTCGTTCCCGTCCACCCAGCCTCCCAGCCCTGAACAGGAGGAGCTGTGCCCGAAATCAGGGCAAAATGGAGGAGACCCCAGGTCAATCAGAGAGCCAGGGAGGGGGGCCACCATGAACGGGGGGTTACTTCACTGGCTGCATGAGCGCCCGCGTATAGCCCACCCTCCTCCTGACCCTCGATCGATTGATAGGTTGTCAGAGAATGATGACATGGAAGGTTTTGGCGATGACGGTATGCTGATGGGAAGCACTTCCACGCCTACATCTGTAGCTGAGCGAGGAGCGGCAACGTCAGCAGTGGGAGGGGGAAGGAAGAGGAAGTCTCAGACGCCCCAACAGTGTCCTGTCTGTCAGAAGATCATCCATGGAGCAGGAAAATTGCCCCGACACATGAGGACACACACCGGAGAAAAACCCTTCCAGTGCTCTGCCTGTGGAGTTCGCTTCACCCG GAATGATAAGTTGAAGATCcacatgagaaaacacacaggcgAGCGCCCCTACCCATGCCCCCACTGCCCCGCCAGGTTTCTACACTCGTACGACCTCAAAAACCACCTGTCCCTCCACAGTGGGGCACGACCCTTCGAATGCCCGCTCTGCCACAAGGCCTTCGCCCGAGAGGACCACCTCCAACGTCACCGCAAGGGACACAGCTGCCTGGAGCTGCGCACACGCCGGCCCAGGCGTGGTCCTGAGCTCATGGAGGATGGGAGAGGGGATGGGGGCCGGAGAGAGCAGTCCAACCCTCTTGAGGCTTTGTCCTCACAGGCCCACTCCTCTGCGTTTCTCCCCAACACTGTCCTGGATGGTGGGAGTGGATCCACTGCTGGCGCTCCACTGCTGTTTCCAAGCGACGTCGAGAGGGGGCGTTTGGCCCTTCAGGCTCTGGCCCAGCTCGGGCCTCACAGGCTGGCCGGCTACCCTCAGCTCTTCCTGCGGGGGCTGGAGCTGCGAGGGGCCAGAGAGGCGGAGATCGAAGATCCAGGGGGAACCCGCTCGCCGTCTGCGTTCCGCGATCAATGGGCAGATGAAGTAGAGGAGGAAATCGGAgatgaggaagtggaggaggaggaggaggaatag